A window from Agrobacterium tumefaciens encodes these proteins:
- a CDS encoding FAD-containing oxidoreductase encodes MREYDAIFIGAGQAGPFLAARMAAMGRKVVLIERKFLGGTCVNAGCMPTKALVASAKTAEVARRASEFGVKIDGEPIMNMPAVAARARKVTLDARSGLAAWFDSLETMDVVYGHAKFVAAKAVSVDGKHYTASQIFINVGARPHIPDVPGLADVPYLTSTSMIALEELPKHLVVLGGSYIGLEFAQMYRRFGAEVPVIERGQHLAAREDTDISEAIADILTKDGINVFRGRNLLSVARDGADVVVHTDQGEVRGSHILVAVGRQPNTDDLGLDLAGVETDRRGFITVDERLQTTVEGIWALGDCNGQGAFTHTSYNDFEIAAANLLDGDDRKVTDRILGYGLYIDPPLGRVGMTERQAKEAGHRIKVSTRPMSRVGRAIEKGETLGLLKLVADADTDQVLGAAFLGVGGDEAVYGVLDAMNLEASTEKLRWAVPIHPTVGELVPTLIGDLKET; translated from the coding sequence ATGAGGGAGTATGACGCGATCTTCATTGGAGCCGGACAGGCCGGACCGTTCCTCGCCGCCCGCATGGCCGCGATGGGCCGCAAGGTAGTCCTGATCGAACGGAAGTTTCTTGGCGGAACCTGCGTAAACGCCGGATGCATGCCGACAAAGGCCCTGGTCGCCAGTGCCAAGACCGCCGAGGTCGCACGGCGTGCATCGGAATTCGGCGTCAAGATTGATGGCGAGCCGATCATGAACATGCCGGCCGTGGCGGCCCGCGCCCGGAAGGTGACCCTTGACGCGAGAAGCGGTCTGGCGGCCTGGTTCGACAGCCTCGAGACGATGGATGTGGTCTATGGCCACGCCAAATTCGTCGCCGCGAAGGCGGTGTCCGTGGACGGGAAACACTACACCGCTTCGCAGATTTTCATCAATGTGGGCGCGCGGCCGCATATCCCCGATGTTCCGGGCCTCGCCGACGTGCCTTATCTCACGAGCACGTCGATGATCGCGCTGGAGGAACTGCCGAAGCATCTGGTTGTTCTCGGTGGCAGTTATATCGGATTGGAATTCGCCCAGATGTATCGGCGATTCGGTGCTGAGGTCCCTGTCATCGAACGCGGGCAGCACCTGGCGGCTCGGGAGGATACGGATATCTCGGAAGCCATCGCGGATATCCTGACCAAGGATGGCATTAACGTTTTCCGGGGCCGCAATCTGCTGTCCGTCGCCAGAGACGGCGCAGACGTGGTCGTGCATACGGATCAGGGCGAAGTCCGTGGCAGCCATATCCTGGTCGCCGTCGGACGCCAGCCGAATACCGACGATCTTGGCCTCGATCTTGCCGGCGTCGAGACCGATCGGCGCGGCTTCATCACGGTGGATGAGCGTCTGCAGACAACTGTCGAGGGCATCTGGGCACTTGGTGACTGCAATGGGCAAGGGGCCTTCACCCACACATCCTATAACGATTTCGAGATCGCCGCGGCGAATCTCCTCGACGGCGACGACCGCAAGGTTACCGACCGCATCCTCGGCTATGGCCTCTACATCGATCCACCGCTCGGGCGTGTTGGCATGACAGAGCGCCAAGCGAAAGAGGCCGGCCACCGGATCAAAGTCTCGACCCGTCCCATGAGCCGCGTCGGTCGCGCCATCGAGAAGGGTGAGACGCTCGGCCTCCTGAAACTTGTCGCCGATGCCGACACCGACCAGGTACTCGGCGCGGCCTTCCTCGGGGTTGGGGGTGACGAGGCGGTCTACGGCGTTCTCGATGCCATGAACCTGGAAGCCTCAACCGAAAAACTCCGGTGGGCGGTGCCAATCCATCCGACCGTCGGAGAATTGGTGCCGACGTTGATCGGCGACCTCAAGGAAACCTGA
- a CDS encoding D-serine ammonia-lyase yields MVIPLPDNPARADVLAARPTLWTNPRYVKNAIEDMSLPVRPSDVDEAHENWRRLAPLLEVCFPELNATAGKICSDLIPLEGMRGALGYDGPEFGNILIKADSALPVAGSIKARGGVYEVFIFAEQLAKREGLLQEGQDIRDLAKADAKALFSRHTIAVGSTGNLGLSVGIASRALGFNATVHMSSDAKSWKVDRLTRLGVEVVQHEADYTTAVENARIAAESDPSIYFVDDEQSRHLFLGYSVAALELADQLKAQGIAVDAEHPLFLYLPCGIGGAPGGVAYGAKKVFADNVHCFFVEPVQSPCALVHLMSEAEDLVSVYDVGLTNKTEADGMAVARMSGFVATVMRHMLAGVFTADDPSLFRWLLSAHENQRLRLEPSAAAGFGGPGFILRHPQGKEFCDTWQISNHLARATHVIWTTGGSFVPEEQYQAFLHTAQSIK; encoded by the coding sequence ATGGTAATCCCACTCCCCGACAATCCCGCCCGCGCGGACGTGCTCGCGGCCCGCCCAACGCTCTGGACAAATCCCCGATACGTCAAGAACGCAATCGAGGATATGTCACTTCCCGTTCGACCTTCGGATGTGGACGAGGCGCATGAGAACTGGCGGCGACTGGCTCCACTGCTTGAAGTCTGCTTTCCGGAGTTGAATGCCACCGCAGGTAAAATCTGTTCCGATCTTATACCGCTTGAAGGCATGCGTGGTGCGCTCGGCTATGACGGCCCTGAATTCGGCAACATCCTGATCAAAGCGGATAGCGCCCTTCCCGTCGCCGGCTCGATCAAGGCGCGCGGCGGTGTCTACGAGGTCTTCATTTTTGCCGAGCAACTGGCAAAGCGGGAAGGCCTGCTGCAAGAGGGACAGGACATTCGCGATCTTGCAAAAGCAGACGCGAAAGCCTTGTTCTCCCGCCATACCATCGCGGTCGGGAGCACCGGAAATCTCGGACTCAGCGTGGGTATCGCATCGCGTGCGCTCGGTTTCAACGCGACGGTGCACATGTCCTCCGACGCAAAGTCGTGGAAAGTGGACCGGCTGACGCGACTTGGTGTCGAGGTCGTTCAGCACGAGGCCGACTACACAACCGCGGTCGAAAACGCCCGCATCGCCGCCGAAAGCGACCCGAGTATCTATTTCGTCGACGACGAACAATCCAGGCATCTTTTCCTCGGCTACAGCGTCGCCGCTCTGGAACTTGCCGACCAACTCAAGGCCCAGGGCATCGCGGTCGATGCCGAACATCCGTTGTTCCTCTACCTGCCCTGCGGCATTGGCGGCGCACCGGGTGGCGTCGCCTATGGCGCAAAGAAGGTCTTTGCGGACAATGTGCACTGCTTCTTCGTGGAGCCGGTTCAATCGCCTTGCGCGCTGGTTCATCTCATGAGCGAAGCCGAAGACCTCGTTTCCGTCTATGACGTCGGCCTGACGAACAAGACGGAAGCCGACGGCATGGCGGTCGCCCGCATGTCCGGCTTCGTCGCCACCGTCATGCGCCACATGTTGGCCGGCGTGTTTACCGCCGACGACCCCTCCCTGTTCCGCTGGCTTCTAAGCGCCCACGAAAATCAGAGGCTCCGCCTCGAGCCGTCGGCGGCAGCGGGTTTTGGAGGTCCCGGCTTTATCCTCAGGCATCCACAGGGAAAGGAGTTCTGCGACACCTGGCAAATCAGCAATCATCTCGCGCGGGCAACGCATGTCATCTGGACAACCGGCGGCTCATTTGTTCCGGAGGAACAATACCAAGCTTTTCTCCACACAGCTCAATCAATCAAATGA
- the purU gene encoding formyltetrahydrofolate deformylase → MSALSNRYALRVACPSIRGVTAAIATYLSANGCNISDSAQFDDKTTGRYFMRVSFQSEDGRTLEELRGGFAEIAATYQAETEFFDETTKRKVILMVSRFGHCLNDLLYRWKIGALPIDIVGVISNHFDYQKVVVNHDIPFHHIKVTKENKPEAEAEQMRIVKETGAELIVLARYMQVLSDEMCRTMSGRIINIHHSFLPSFKGANPYKQAFERGVKLIGATSHYVTADLDEGPIIEQDTVRVTHAQSADDYVSLGRDVESQVLARAIHAHIHGRVFINGNKTIVFPPSPGSFVSERMG, encoded by the coding sequence ATGTCCGCTCTTTCCAACCGCTATGCCCTGCGCGTCGCCTGCCCCTCCATACGCGGCGTGACCGCCGCTATCGCGACCTATCTGTCCGCCAACGGCTGCAACATATCTGATAGCGCCCAGTTCGACGACAAAACCACCGGCCGTTACTTCATGCGCGTCAGCTTCCAGTCCGAGGACGGCCGCACACTGGAAGAATTGCGCGGCGGCTTCGCCGAGATCGCTGCGACCTATCAGGCGGAAACCGAGTTTTTTGACGAGACGACCAAACGCAAGGTCATCCTCATGGTCTCGCGTTTCGGTCACTGCCTCAACGACCTGCTCTACCGCTGGAAGATCGGCGCGCTGCCGATCGATATCGTCGGCGTCATCTCCAATCATTTCGACTATCAGAAGGTCGTCGTGAACCACGACATCCCTTTCCACCACATCAAGGTGACCAAGGAGAACAAGCCGGAAGCCGAAGCCGAGCAGATGCGCATCGTGAAGGAGACGGGTGCCGAACTCATCGTCCTTGCCCGCTACATGCAGGTTCTCTCCGACGAGATGTGCCGGACGATGTCGGGGCGGATCATCAACATCCACCACTCATTCCTGCCGTCGTTCAAGGGTGCGAACCCCTACAAGCAGGCCTTCGAGCGCGGCGTGAAGCTGATTGGCGCGACCTCGCACTACGTCACCGCCGACCTCGACGAGGGCCCGATCATCGAGCAGGACACCGTTCGCGTCACGCACGCCCAGAGCGCCGACGACTATGTCAGCCTCGGCCGAGACGTGGAGAGCCAGGTGCTTGCGCGCGCCATCCATGCACATATCCACGGCCGCGTGTTCATCAACGGCAACAAGACCATCGTCTTCCCGCCATCACCGGGCTCGTTCGTGTCAGAACGGATGGGTTGA
- the folD gene encoding bifunctional methylenetetrahydrofolate dehydrogenase/methenyltetrahydrofolate cyclohydrolase FolD, with protein sequence MGMDRIAADRIIDGKKFAGSLLDDITARVARLKDAAGAVPGLAVVLVGADPASAVYVGSKHRQTVAAGMNSFKYELAAETTQDELVALIGQLNVDPVVHGILVQLPLPAHLDTNAVIQGINPDKDVDGFHISNAGLLSIGQPALVPCTPLGCLMLLKDQIGDDLSGLHAVVIGKSNIVGKPMAQLLLSENCTVTIAHSRTGNTPELCRAADILVVAVGRPGLVRGDWIKPGAVVIDVGINRVEIDGKSRIVGDVAFEEARHAGAITPVPGGVGPMTIACLLSNTLTAFCRQHSISID encoded by the coding sequence ATGGGAATGGACAGGATTGCCGCCGACAGGATCATCGATGGCAAGAAATTCGCTGGCAGCCTGCTGGACGACATTACGGCTAGGGTAGCAAGGCTCAAGGATGCGGCCGGCGCTGTACCCGGCCTTGCCGTGGTGCTCGTCGGCGCCGATCCGGCCAGTGCGGTCTATGTCGGCTCGAAACACCGCCAGACGGTGGCGGCCGGGATGAACTCCTTCAAGTACGAGCTTGCGGCCGAAACGACACAAGATGAACTCGTGGCGCTGATCGGCCAGCTCAATGTTGATCCCGTCGTGCACGGCATCCTCGTACAATTGCCCCTGCCCGCCCATCTCGACACCAATGCCGTTATCCAGGGTATCAACCCCGACAAGGACGTCGACGGCTTCCACATCTCCAATGCCGGCCTGCTTTCCATCGGCCAGCCGGCGCTGGTGCCGTGCACGCCGCTCGGTTGCCTCATGCTGCTGAAGGACCAGATCGGCGATGACCTGTCCGGCCTCCACGCCGTCGTCATCGGCAAGTCCAACATCGTCGGCAAGCCGATGGCACAATTGCTGCTTTCGGAGAACTGCACGGTGACCATCGCCCATTCACGCACCGGAAATACGCCGGAGCTTTGCCGCGCGGCCGATATCCTCGTCGTCGCCGTCGGCAGGCCGGGCCTCGTGCGCGGTGACTGGATCAAGCCGGGAGCCGTGGTTATCGACGTTGGCATCAACCGCGTGGAAATCGATGGCAAGTCGCGCATCGTCGGCGACGTTGCCTTCGAGGAAGCCCGCCATGCCGGTGCCATCACGCCGGTTCCGGGTGGCGTCGGCCCCATGACCATCGCCTGCTTGCTTTCCAATACGCTCACGGCCTTCTGCCGCCAGCATTCCATTTCGATCGACTGA
- the glyA gene encoding serine hydroxymethyltransferase yields the protein MTQQNDTHFNIPVHQRDPLIAQALDNERARQQNQIELIASENIVSRAVLDALGHEMTNKTLEGYPGNRFHGGGQFVDVVEQAAIDRAKELFGCAYANVQPHSGTQANLAVFFLLMKPGEKVLSLDLAAGGHLSHGMKGNLSGRWFEAHNYTVNSQNEVIDYDEMERIAEEVRPKLLITGGSAYPRELDFERMAKIAKKVGAYFMVDMAHIAGLVAGGAHPSPFPHADIVTCTTTKTLRGPRGGLILTNNEEWFKKLQAAVFPGVQGSLHSNVLAAKAICLGEALRDDFKTYAHQVKANARVLAETLADRGIRIVSGGTDTHIVLLDLSSKGLNGKQVEDVLARANITSNKNPIPGDSPRPAEWVGMRLGTSAATTRGLKEEEFKLLGNTIADLIEAEAAGKADDVVAAAKAKVAELTAAFPVYAH from the coding sequence ATGACCCAACAAAACGATACCCATTTCAATATACCCGTACATCAGCGTGATCCGCTCATCGCCCAGGCGCTCGACAATGAACGTGCCCGCCAGCAGAACCAGATCGAGTTGATCGCTTCGGAAAATATCGTCAGCCGCGCGGTTCTCGATGCGCTCGGCCACGAAATGACGAACAAGACACTTGAAGGTTATCCGGGCAACCGTTTCCATGGCGGCGGCCAGTTCGTCGACGTCGTCGAGCAGGCGGCAATCGACCGGGCCAAGGAACTCTTCGGCTGCGCCTATGCCAATGTCCAGCCGCATTCCGGCACCCAAGCGAACCTCGCCGTCTTCTTCCTCCTGATGAAGCCGGGCGAAAAGGTCCTGTCGCTCGATCTCGCCGCTGGCGGCCATCTGTCGCATGGCATGAAGGGCAACCTCTCGGGTCGCTGGTTCGAGGCACATAATTACACCGTAAATTCGCAGAACGAAGTCATCGACTATGACGAGATGGAGCGTATCGCAGAAGAGGTCCGCCCGAAGCTTCTGATTACCGGCGGCTCTGCCTATCCGCGCGAACTGGACTTCGAGCGCATGGCGAAGATCGCCAAGAAGGTCGGCGCTTACTTCATGGTTGACATGGCGCATATCGCCGGGCTGGTCGCGGGCGGCGCGCACCCCTCGCCCTTCCCGCATGCGGATATCGTCACCTGCACGACCACGAAGACGCTTCGCGGCCCGCGCGGTGGCCTCATCCTCACCAATAATGAGGAATGGTTCAAGAAGCTGCAGGCCGCCGTCTTCCCCGGTGTGCAGGGCTCGCTGCACAGCAATGTACTCGCGGCCAAAGCGATATGCCTCGGCGAAGCATTGCGCGATGATTTCAAGACCTATGCGCACCAAGTGAAGGCGAATGCCAGGGTGCTGGCTGAAACGCTGGCCGATCGCGGCATCCGCATCGTCTCGGGCGGCACCGATACGCATATCGTGCTGCTCGACCTGTCCAGCAAGGGACTTAACGGCAAGCAGGTCGAAGACGTGCTGGCGCGCGCCAACATCACATCGAACAAGAACCCGATTCCCGGCGACAGCCCTCGCCCCGCGGAATGGGTCGGAATGCGCCTCGGCACATCAGCGGCAACGACCCGCGGCCTGAAGGAGGAAGAATTCAAGCTCCTTGGCAATACCATTGCCGATCTCATCGAGGCGGAAGCGGCCGGCAAGGCCGACGACGTCGTTGCGGCCGCAAAGGCGAAGGTCGCCGAACTGACGGCCGCCTTCCCGGTCTACGCACACTAG
- a CDS encoding LysR family transcriptional regulator: MDLARLRALRELSIRKTMAAVADALYVSPSAVSQQIALLEQEVGISLIERRGRGVELTPAGKQLVERAERILIELESARADIAELKKVIAGELRVAAFPSIAAAVVAGAIHELHRVHPRLTVQFDEMEPAESLAALRSWQTDIAIIDDLNVPTGAIDPNIETIPLMEDVFNVMVSQTHALAEQPTVKLHQLRDERWALDTASSTYNRMITDACQEAGFTPNIVARCKGFEVTIALIREGYGISILPGLRASYDLEDVWVCRLEPEIRRKISLAFRRGEKRSPAVQAFIEEVNARIETHYHFPTVTGGKQD, from the coding sequence GTGGACCTTGCCCGCTTGCGCGCGCTGCGCGAACTGTCGATCCGCAAGACCATGGCAGCGGTTGCCGACGCGCTTTACGTCTCGCCGTCCGCGGTCTCGCAGCAAATCGCGCTTCTCGAACAGGAGGTCGGCATCAGCCTTATCGAACGGCGCGGTCGCGGCGTCGAGTTGACGCCGGCCGGCAAGCAGCTTGTCGAGCGTGCAGAACGGATTCTGATCGAGCTGGAATCGGCGCGGGCCGATATTGCGGAGCTGAAGAAGGTCATTGCTGGCGAACTGCGGGTGGCGGCGTTTCCGTCGATAGCGGCGGCTGTCGTGGCAGGCGCAATCCACGAACTACATCGGGTCCATCCGCGCCTCACGGTTCAGTTCGATGAAATGGAGCCTGCAGAAAGCCTGGCGGCGCTTCGCAGCTGGCAGACGGATATCGCAATCATCGACGACCTTAACGTTCCCACGGGTGCCATCGATCCAAACATCGAGACGATCCCTCTGATGGAGGACGTCTTCAACGTCATGGTCTCACAAACTCACGCGCTGGCTGAACAGCCGACCGTCAAGCTGCACCAGCTGCGCGATGAGCGCTGGGCACTCGATACCGCCTCCTCCACCTATAACCGCATGATTACCGATGCGTGCCAGGAGGCCGGCTTCACACCGAATATCGTCGCTCGCTGCAAGGGCTTTGAAGTGACAATCGCTCTCATCCGTGAGGGATATGGAATATCAATCCTGCCCGGCCTGCGGGCGAGTTATGACCTTGAGGATGTCTGGGTATGCAGGCTCGAACCGGAAATCCGACGCAAGATCTCACTGGCTTTCCGCAGAGGGGAGAAGCGCAGCCCGGCAGTACAGGCGTTTATCGAAGAGGTGAATGCCAGGATCGAAACCCACTACCATTTCCCGACCGTGACTGGCGGCAAACAAGATTGA
- a CDS encoding transporter substrate-binding domain-containing protein: MKLNKLVTAGVFAGLALTAGQASASVLDTVKQRGTLNCGTDNTAPGFGYLNTTTGRMEGLDVDFCRAVAAAVLGDASKVKFVTVTDKSRFDAVLTNQVDVVFAHTTIKPARESSIAIDFLPVNFYDGTGVMVKTDSGVHEFADLDGATFCTTQGSVTETVLTSAFKARSWTGSKVLTYENLEKLFAALNSGRCNAMSTDKSALAAWAGNSPKPSDFHILPDTLDKSPFGGFVAANDSKWRNALRWVTYGLFQAEESEITQANLDEKVKSEDPFVQKFLGVGGGYGNDFGLSDDFVMQAIKAVGNYGEVYERNLGPNTKMFLDRKGTPNALWTQGGAIYSPLWN; this comes from the coding sequence ATGAAACTGAACAAGCTTGTCACGGCCGGCGTATTTGCCGGTCTCGCCCTTACCGCAGGTCAGGCATCTGCCTCCGTCCTCGACACCGTCAAACAGCGCGGGACGCTGAATTGCGGCACGGACAACACCGCGCCCGGGTTCGGTTACCTCAACACCACGACGGGCCGTATGGAAGGCCTCGACGTCGACTTCTGCCGCGCTGTTGCCGCTGCCGTCCTCGGCGATGCCTCGAAGGTCAAGTTCGTCACCGTTACGGATAAGAGCCGCTTCGACGCGGTACTCACCAACCAGGTCGATGTCGTCTTTGCGCATACTACCATCAAGCCGGCGCGCGAATCCTCGATCGCCATCGACTTCCTGCCTGTGAATTTCTACGACGGCACGGGCGTCATGGTGAAGACGGACTCCGGCGTGCATGAATTTGCCGATCTTGACGGCGCGACCTTCTGCACGACGCAGGGCTCCGTGACCGAAACGGTTCTCACCAGCGCCTTCAAGGCGCGGAGCTGGACAGGCTCCAAGGTTCTCACCTACGAAAACCTAGAAAAACTCTTTGCCGCTCTCAATTCCGGCCGCTGCAACGCGATGAGCACCGACAAGTCTGCGCTCGCCGCCTGGGCAGGCAATTCTCCGAAGCCCTCCGACTTCCATATCCTCCCCGATACGCTCGACAAATCGCCCTTTGGAGGTTTCGTCGCGGCCAACGATTCCAAGTGGCGCAATGCGCTGCGCTGGGTCACCTACGGCCTGTTCCAGGCTGAAGAATCCGAGATCACCCAGGCCAATCTCGATGAGAAGGTGAAGAGCGAGGACCCCTTCGTTCAGAAATTCCTCGGCGTCGGTGGCGGTTACGGCAACGACTTCGGCCTTTCCGATGATTTCGTCATGCAGGCGATCAAGGCTGTCGGCAATTATGGCGAGGTCTATGAGCGTAATCTTGGCCCGAACACGAAGATGTTCCTCGACCGCAAGGGCACGCCCAATGCGCTCTGGACACAGGGCGGCGCGATCTATTCTCCGCTTTGGAACTGA
- a CDS encoding ABC transporter permease subunit (The N-terminal region of this protein, as described by TIGR01726, is a three transmembrane segment that identifies a subfamily of ABC transporter permease subunits, which specificities that include histidine, arginine, glutamine, glutamate, L-cystine (sic), the opines (in Agrobacterium) octopine and nopaline, etc.) has translation MTSDLTTNATVDGERLLLRRRRNRMRYHATQLAIIAVAAALVVLFALAVKEGLARHGIRFSFSFLWDAAGFDISEGKTLLLGGDTWPRLGSFTSSLSIAQAFVTGIVNTIKVAVLGILLSTVLGTLLGVGRLSTNWVVRNLSFWCVELVRNTPLLIQIVFWYFAVVLHFPPIASAAKFYGVVISQQGLYFPMPVWQGDDSMLGIGVATAFCVALLGLIFDRHKTARWICAGVIVVLCIVMFATGLVGLDVPVVSKFQARGGTSMSPEMAALLLAIIFNSASYIAEIVRGAIDALPKGQWEAAAAVGLSHRDTVRDIILPQVFRVVLPSFGNQYISLAKNTALGIAIGYPDLFNIYGTIANQTGHSLEGIVIVMVSYLILSWVISAAVSWADRRLTKRGALR, from the coding sequence ATGACTAGTGATCTAACGACCAATGCAACGGTCGATGGCGAACGGCTGCTCTTGCGCCGCCGGCGCAATCGAATGAGGTATCACGCCACGCAACTGGCCATCATTGCAGTTGCGGCCGCCCTGGTCGTGCTTTTCGCCCTCGCCGTCAAGGAGGGACTGGCACGGCACGGCATCCGGTTCAGCTTTTCGTTCCTCTGGGATGCAGCCGGTTTCGACATCAGCGAGGGCAAGACCCTCCTTCTTGGAGGGGACACCTGGCCAAGGCTTGGCAGCTTCACATCCAGCCTTTCGATTGCACAGGCTTTCGTCACAGGTATCGTGAACACCATCAAGGTTGCCGTTCTCGGCATTCTCCTCAGCACCGTGCTCGGAACGTTGCTGGGCGTCGGTCGGCTCTCGACCAACTGGGTCGTGCGCAATCTGTCGTTCTGGTGTGTCGAACTTGTCCGCAATACCCCGCTCCTCATCCAGATCGTCTTCTGGTACTTCGCCGTCGTTCTCCACTTTCCGCCGATTGCCTCGGCCGCGAAGTTCTATGGGGTGGTGATCAGCCAGCAGGGCCTCTATTTCCCCATGCCTGTCTGGCAGGGAGACGATTCGATGCTTGGCATCGGCGTCGCGACTGCGTTCTGTGTTGCGCTCCTGGGGCTGATTTTTGATCGCCACAAGACGGCTCGCTGGATCTGCGCCGGCGTGATCGTCGTGCTCTGCATTGTGATGTTCGCGACCGGCCTCGTTGGCCTCGATGTTCCCGTCGTCTCGAAATTCCAGGCGCGCGGTGGTACGAGCATGAGCCCCGAAATGGCGGCTCTCCTTCTCGCCATCATTTTTAACAGCGCATCCTACATTGCAGAGATCGTGCGGGGCGCCATCGATGCTCTGCCGAAGGGGCAGTGGGAGGCCGCCGCCGCCGTGGGGCTGAGCCACCGCGACACCGTCCGCGACATCATTCTTCCGCAGGTTTTCCGCGTCGTCCTGCCGTCCTTCGGCAATCAGTACATCAGCCTTGCGAAGAACACGGCCCTGGGCATCGCCATCGGTTATCCCGATCTCTTCAATATCTACGGAACCATCGCGAACCAGACGGGTCACAGCCTGGAGGGTATCGTCATCGTCATGGTGTCCTATCTGATCCTCAGTTGGGTCATCAGTGCGGCGGTGAGCTGGGCTGATCGGCGCCTGACCAAGCGCGGAGCCCTGCGATGA
- a CDS encoding amino acid ABC transporter permease has product MIAKPLKWSRHNLFAKPFDVLLSVIVIPGVLWLTYEAVAWALTTARWDIIPASLRVLMIGIFPVDQAWRTWIAIVIIAGLVGSALGCVFTFRVRHAGFLVAVLALLIVATGITDVTNLTFLAATVALFACGWVLTSRIPLLRKGLVPVTFIGLIAVFAVMSPPGAGVWGGLLLSILLTVVTAILSLPIGILLAFGRRSRFSSVRWICTAYIEVMRSVPLIMVVYWIWILMPVMTPQLNLADVVRGMIGFTIFYSAYVAEYVRSGLQAVARGQTEAARSLGMSEFDINRSIVLPQAIRVVVPPLVGNVLDIFNTAPLVFIIGLTDFLRAGQMILANPEYGDRTYEVYSFLFLTYFLVGSMITFVARKLEAHLARGSR; this is encoded by the coding sequence ATGATTGCCAAACCCCTGAAATGGTCGCGGCACAACCTGTTCGCAAAGCCGTTCGATGTACTGCTGTCCGTCATCGTCATTCCGGGCGTGCTATGGCTTACCTATGAGGCGGTTGCGTGGGCACTGACGACGGCGCGATGGGACATCATCCCGGCAAGCCTTCGCGTTCTGATGATCGGTATCTTCCCGGTCGATCAGGCCTGGCGGACATGGATTGCCATCGTCATCATCGCGGGTCTTGTCGGGTCGGCGCTCGGATGTGTCTTCACCTTCAGGGTGCGACACGCGGGCTTCCTCGTTGCCGTGCTTGCGCTTTTGATTGTCGCTACCGGCATCACCGATGTGACGAACCTGACGTTCCTCGCGGCGACGGTCGCACTCTTTGCATGCGGCTGGGTGCTGACCTCCCGGATTCCACTTTTGCGAAAAGGGCTGGTGCCGGTGACCTTCATCGGCCTCATCGCCGTCTTCGCGGTGATGTCGCCGCCCGGCGCCGGTGTTTGGGGCGGCCTGCTTTTGAGCATCCTGCTCACTGTCGTCACGGCGATCCTCTCACTGCCCATCGGTATCCTGCTTGCCTTCGGCCGGCGCAGCCGCTTCTCGAGCGTCCGCTGGATCTGCACGGCCTATATCGAGGTAATGCGCTCGGTGCCGCTGATCATGGTCGTCTATTGGATATGGATTCTCATGCCGGTGATGACGCCGCAGTTGAACCTGGCGGATGTGGTGCGCGGCATGATCGGCTTCACGATCTTCTACTCCGCCTACGTCGCCGAATATGTGCGCAGCGGACTGCAGGCCGTGGCGCGCGGCCAGACCGAAGCGGCGCGCTCGCTCGGCATGAGCGAGTTCGATATCAACAGGTCGATCGTCCTGCCGCAGGCGATCCGCGTGGTCGTGCCGCCGCTGGTCGGCAACGTACTCGATATCTTCAACACCGCACCGCTTGTCTTCATCATCGGCCTTACCGATTTCCTGCGCGCAGGCCAGATGATTCTCGCCAATCCGGAATATGGCGACCGGACCTACGAGGTCTATTCCTTCCTTTTCCTCACCTATTTCCTCGTCGGCTCCATGATTACCTTCGTCGCCCGCAAGCTCGAAGCGCATCTGGCACGCGGCAGCCGCTGA